Part of the Microbacterium sp. Clip185 genome is shown below.
CGTGCGTACGCGCGCGGAGAGCTGGATGCGGCAGGGGAGATCAAGCGGCGCTTCGTCGCGGGCCGGGCGGCGCACGCCGTGACGAGCGCTCCGGCGGTCGCCGCGGCCCGCTCCGCGGCACAGGCGGCCGGCGTCGCCCACATGGGCGCGCACGCGCTGGGTGCGGCGGCCTATGCGGCGGTCGCGGCGGATGCGGCGGCGCCCGGTGCGTTCGACGGCGAGATCGACGCGCAGCTCGCTCTTCTCACCCCAGACACGCGCGCGGCGCTGCGCCTGTTGCCGCCGGTCGGTCGCGACGCCTCGGGGCCGTTGGCCACAGGAGGCCTGCTCGCACGGGGTCGGCTGGGTGAGGCCATCACCCGCATCCAGACGCAGATCACCGCGACCGACTGAGCGGCGCGTCGCCGTCAACCCGCGAGGCAACACGGATGCTGCCGCTTACGGTCGGAGCATGACCCGAGCCCTGGCCACCGTGCGTGCGCTCTGGGCGTCGACGCATCCGGGGCCCGCCCTGGTCGTGACGGTGCTCACCCTGGCGCTCGGCGTCTCGGCCGGGCTCGCACCCTGGCGCATCGCGCTGCTGACGGCCGCCGTTTTCGCCGGGCAGGTGTCGATCGGTCTGTCGAACGATGCGATCGACGCCGGCCGGGATCGGGCAGTGGGCCGCACCGACAAGCCGCTCGCTCGCGGCGAGGTCGGCCTCCGTACCGCGTGGACGGTGGCCGCCGCATCCGTCGCCTGCGCGCTGCTGCTGTCGGCTCCGCTCGGGTGGGGATTGCTCGCCGCGCAGGCGGTGACGATCGCCTCCGCGTGGCTGTACAACGCACCGTTGAAGGCGACGCCGTTCTCGATCGTGCCGTTCCTCGTGAGCTTCGGTCTGCTGCCGTCGCTGGCCACGCTGTCGGCTGCGGCGCCTGCACTCGCGGCGCCGTGGGCGAGCGCTGCCGGCGCATCGCTGGGGGCGGCGGTGCACCTGGCCAACGTACTGCCGGATCTCGACGACGATCAGCGCACCGGCATCCGCGGTCTTCCGCATCGGATCGGAGCGCGCTGGTCGGGTGCGCTGGCGGGGGTCGGGATCATCGGCGGCGCGGCGGCGGTGCGGCTGGGTCCCGCGAGGGATGCGGCGCCGATCGTCTCGTGGCTCTTCTTCGCCGCTGTCGTCGGCGTGGCGGTCGTCGCCGTGGGATGCGCGTGGGCGCGCCGCCCCGGACGCATCGTGTTCCGTCTCGTGATGGGCGCGGCGCTCCTGCTCGCCGTCCAGCTCGTGGCGACGGGTGGATCGCTCAGCTCCTGAGCGGTTCTACCCGGCGCACTCGCGCGATTCGTCCGTGATGATCCACGACGACGCGTCGCGGTGCATGACGACGGTGCCGCAATCGCCCGATGCCCCATAGGTGACGAACAGTGTGGCGTCCGTGGCCGTCTCCGACTGCACCTGCACGTCGACGTCGGCGCTCTGCCCGGTGGCGCGGTAGAGCTCCGAGGTCGCCTGGATCATCTCCTCGCAGGTCGTGAGGGCGAGACCGTTCTGATTGAGCTCGGCGAGCATCCGCTCCGCCAGAGCGGGAGAGAGCGCCGCGCACGCCGCGGCGGGGTCGGGCGTCCGGGTGGCCTGGAACCAGGCGCGGAAACTCTCGACGGGGCCGCCGGCGGCATCATCGGATGCGGCGGGAGTGGGCGGGGTGGACGGTGCCGGCGTGGTGATCGCGCTCGGCGATTCCGCCGGCTCGGGCGGGTCGCTCGGTGCCGCGGTGCAGGCTGTCAACACCAGCGCCGCCGCGGCCAGGGTCAGCGTGCCGAGGATTCCGAACCGTCGCATACTCACGGATGAATGCTGTCAGATCGGCTGGCCCGCCGCCGGTGCCTGTGGGCAACCTCAGCCGGCGTCGGCGTCGAAACCCATCGCATAGGCGCGCGTGAGCACGGCCCCGACCGGACTGTGCAGCAGCATCCCGAGCGTCCCGCCGCGGATGCGGTGGGCCACCGCACCGGCCGGGCGTCCGAGCGCGGTGTTCACGCTCGCCATCGCGGCCGCGATCCGCGCGGAGCGCACGCGGCGCCGCTCCCAGCGAGCGAGATCTGCGGAGGCGGGAGTTCCGGTGCGGATCCCCTCGGCGACGATCGGGGCGAGTGTCGCCGCGTCCAGCAGGCCGAGGTTCATGCCCTGACCGCCGATCGGGCTCACCTCGTGCGCCGCGTCGCCGACGACGATCAGGCCGCCCCGCCGGAGGCGCGGTGCGACGAGACGTCGAACCCGGAAGGCCGTGACGACCTCCATCCGGTCGGCGGCCTCATCCTCGCCGCGCTCGCGCAGGGCGCGCCGCATCCGCTCATAACGAGCGTCGGGCTCGTCCGGGCCCCCTTCCGCGTCGTGCAGCACGAAACGGCGGCCGGAGCCGGGGAGCGGGAAGGACTCCATGACGCCGGCGGCGTCGAGTCGGATCACCGCCACCGGGTCGGAGGCGCTGAGCGTCGTGTCGGTCATGAGGTAGCGGTCGCGGTACTCGTGCACCCGCAGCGCGGCGGAGCGGTACGCGAGCGACCGGCCGCCCCAGCCGCTGGCGACGATGACGAGCCGCGCGGCGAGATCGCGTCCGTCGGCCGTACGCACCCGCATCCGGTCGCCGTCGTGGTGCACGGTGGTCACCGTGATCCCGCGCTCGACGGGCCCGGCGAGATCGGCCAGCACGCCTTCGGTCATGCGCTGGGGCAGGGTTGCGACGAAGGGGAAGCGCGCGGACAGGCGGCGAAAGTCCACTGCGCCCAGCAGCCGTCCGCCGGTGCGTGCCTCACCGCGTTCGACGCGCACGGCGTCCTCGAGCAGCCGCGCCGTCGCGCCGGAGGCCTCGAGTGCTGCGAGCGTCGGCGGATGAATGCCGATCGCCCGTGTGCCGTCGCCCTGGCCGGGACGCTTCTCGAGCGCGGTGACATCCACCCCGAGCCGGCGCAGCTCCGCCGTGAGTAGCAGCCCGACCGGACCCGCGCCGACGACGACGACGTCAGGCACGTGCGTCCCTGACGGCCAGCACCCGGAAGCGGGCGGGGCGCTCGACGCGCCATCCCTCGGGCAGGCGCGCCGCGAGCTCGGCGGCTCGATAGCTGCGCCGGATGGAGCGGAGCCCGTCGGTGCGCAGGAAGGTGCCGGGGGCCAGAGGCAGGATGCCGGCGTTGTAGAGCGCGTACGCCAAGCGCCCCCGCTCGATGTCGCCGTGCAGGACGAGGCCGGTCGACAGCGCGGCGGAGTCGTCGACGAACGCGGCGAGCTGCCTCGCATCCAGATGGTGCAGCACATGGTTCGAGAGCACCGCGTCGAAGCGCTCACCGTTCTCGCGCAGGGCGCCGGAGTCGGTGCAGACGAAGGACACATCGGATGCGGTACGTGCCGCCGCGGCCTCGATGGCGCGCGGGTCGGGATCCGCGCCGATCCACTGCACCCGCAGTCCGTCGGCGCGGGCGAGCGCGGCCAGGTGCGCCGCCACATCCCCGCCGCCGCATCCCAGATCCAGCACGCGCGCCGGGCGTTCGAGGCCGGCCAGATAGGGACGGAGCGTCCGCCGGTAGACACCGGCCCACCCCGCGACCAGCCGGTTCACGAGACCGAAGCGGCGATACGTGGCCGCGAGCAGTCGTGGGTCGCAGTCCGGGTCGTCCATCAGTTCGCCCAGCGACGTGTCGCGCTCCGCGAGGTTCACGCGTCGCCTCGCACGAGCAGACGCCCCGACTCGACCGTGAGGCCGGGGCCGAAGGCCAACAGC
Proteins encoded:
- a CDS encoding putative immunity protein, with the translated sequence MPSPQSLDDADRRLVAAWAAECAERVLALFEAEAPGDDRPRDAIARARAYARGELDAAGEIKRRFVAGRAAHAVTSAPAVAAARSAAQAAGVAHMGAHALGAAAYAAVAADAAAPGAFDGEIDAQLALLTPDTRAALRLLPPVGRDASGPLATGGLLARGRLGEAITRIQTQITATD
- a CDS encoding UbiA family prenyltransferase encodes the protein MTRALATVRALWASTHPGPALVVTVLTLALGVSAGLAPWRIALLTAAVFAGQVSIGLSNDAIDAGRDRAVGRTDKPLARGEVGLRTAWTVAAASVACALLLSAPLGWGLLAAQAVTIASAWLYNAPLKATPFSIVPFLVSFGLLPSLATLSAAAPALAAPWASAAGASLGAAVHLANVLPDLDDDQRTGIRGLPHRIGARWSGALAGVGIIGGAAAVRLGPARDAAPIVSWLFFAAVVGVAVVAVGCAWARRPGRIVFRLVMGAALLLAVQLVATGGSLSS
- a CDS encoding FAD-dependent oxidoreductase codes for the protein MPDVVVVGAGPVGLLLTAELRRLGVDVTALEKRPGQGDGTRAIGIHPPTLAALEASGATARLLEDAVRVERGEARTGGRLLGAVDFRRLSARFPFVATLPQRMTEGVLADLAGPVERGITVTTVHHDGDRMRVRTADGRDLAARLVIVASGWGGRSLAYRSAALRVHEYRDRYLMTDTTLSASDPVAVIRLDAAGVMESFPLPGSGRRFVLHDAEGGPDEPDARYERMRRALRERGEDEAADRMEVVTAFRVRRLVAPRLRRGGLIVVGDAAHEVSPIGGQGMNLGLLDAATLAPIVAEGIRTGTPASADLARWERRRVRSARIAAAMASVNTALGRPAGAVAHRIRGGTLGMLLHSPVGAVLTRAYAMGFDADAG
- a CDS encoding methyltransferase domain-containing protein, translating into MNLAERDTSLGELMDDPDCDPRLLAATYRRFGLVNRLVAGWAGVYRRTLRPYLAGLERPARVLDLGCGGGDVAAHLAALARADGLRVQWIGADPDPRAIEAAAARTASDVSFVCTDSGALRENGERFDAVLSNHVLHHLDARQLAAFVDDSAALSTGLVLHGDIERGRLAYALYNAGILPLAPGTFLRTDGLRSIRRSYRAAELAARLPEGWRVERPARFRVLAVRDARA